TACGGCTCCTACGGAAACTCTATGGATCCCTATTTCAGCTCGGTGCGCTTGTCACTGCTCGACAGAGGTTTTGTGTTTGCCATCGCCCACATCCGCGGCGGAGAAGAAATGGGGCGGCGCTGGTACAACGACGGAAAGATGCTCAACAAAATGAACACCTTTACCGACTTTATTGATTGCGGAGAGTTCCTGGTTCAGGAAAAGTATGCAGCCCCCGACCAACTCTATGCAATGGGCGGTAGCGCTGGTGGATTGCTTATGGGTGCCGTCATGAATATGCGTCCTGACCTGTGGGCCGGAATGGTGGCCCAGGTGCCTTTTGTGGATGTGGTAACCACCATGCTCGACGAGAGCATTCCGCTTACCACAGGCGAATATGACGAATGGGGAAACCCCAACGAGGAAGAGTACTACCATTACATGAAGTCCTACTCACCCTACGACAACATTGCTGAGGTTAACTACCCGCATATTCTGGTTACCACAGGCTACTGGGATTCTCAGGTTCAATACTGGGAGCCCGCCAAGTGGGTGGCCTTGCTGCGAACGCGAAACACAGGCGATAACTTGATTCTTCTTCAAACCAACATGGACGCCGGACACGGCGGTGCATCGGGTCGTTATCAGCGTTTCCGCGAGGTAGCACTGGAATACGCGTTTTTGCTGAAGATTGCCGGCAAAACTGAGTAAGCAGGAAGCCTTCTTACCTCAGCGCACAACCGTAACATGGCCCCGCTTTTCGAAACGGACGCCGGTGTGTTCGCGCGCTGTGATTTCCCATACAAACACAGCAGGGGCAACGTAGTGACGGTTTACGCTGCCGTCCCAACCGTCGTTAATGTCGAACGATTCAAAAACCAGCTCGCCCCAGCGGTTAAAAATGCGCATGTGAAATTCTTCGATTTCACTTCCAACAGCCTTAAAAATGTCATTCACACCATCGCCGTTGGGAGAAAAAGCGTTGGGCACATAGAGCGCGCCCGTAACCTGCACCAGCAGGCTGTCGGTTGCGGTGCAGCCGTTTTCGTCCACACTCGAGACGTACACCACCCCTGTTTCGGTGGCGTGAATGGTGGGAGAGGGGCATTCGGAGCAGCTCAGGTTAAAGTCTTCCGAGAACCAGCTCAATGTGCCATTTCCGGCGGCTTCCAGCTCCAGCAGATCGTAGTATTCAACCACCTGATCGGCCATGGCAAAAACCCACGGCGCGGGATGCACGGGCACTGTTACCGAGGCCAGGCCTGTGCAACCAAACTCGTCGGTAACCACTACTGAATAGGTTGTGGTGGTCCAGGGCGAAGCCAGGGGATTGGCAATGTAGGGGTTGTTGATACTGTGCTGGGGTGACCATGAATACGCCACACCACCATAAGCCTGCAAGGGAATGGGAGCGCCCGGGCAGGTGGTGTCGGGCTGATCCACCTCAGCCACCACAAAACCAACGTTTACCAGCACGGAATCGCGAACAGTACCACATTGATTGCTCACGTTTACGTAGTACCATGTAGTGGTAGCAGGGCTTGCCAGCGGATGCGAAATATTGTAGTCGTTGAGACCCGGAATCAGATCCCAAAGGTACTCGTCTCCTCCCAGGGC
This region of Cryomorphaceae bacterium genomic DNA includes:
- a CDS encoding S9 family peptidase, whose product is YGSYGNSMDPYFSSVRLSLLDRGFVFAIAHIRGGEEMGRRWYNDGKMLNKMNTFTDFIDCGEFLVQEKYAAPDQLYAMGGSAGGLLMGAVMNMRPDLWAGMVAQVPFVDVVTTMLDESIPLTTGEYDEWGNPNEEEYYHYMKSYSPYDNIAEVNYPHILVTTGYWDSQVQYWEPAKWVALLRTRNTGDNLILLQTNMDAGHGGASGRYQRFREVALEYAFLLKIAGKTE